From Salinibacterium sp. ZJ450, one genomic window encodes:
- a CDS encoding acyl-CoA dehydrogenase family protein — translation MDELMVRERVQEAVDGGLLETANAWVDHERTCRPLVEQMAEQGLFALQLGVDGGAAPGYSSTLCVVREMFGYYSPLLDLTFALQGLGTGAIVAMGSEDVKSRYLDDLVAGRKLFSFALSEAHCSSDVLGMRTSARRDGDEWVLDGQKMFVSGAPDADVYVVFARTDGLERGSGITAFVIEKGTPGFTPRGGLELAAPHAMGYVDLDGCRLPDSQRIGEVGEGLRAALGTLETYRPSVGAYAVGMGLRAIDLALDFGRDRRSFGAPLLDHPVIRVLIGRSAARMTAGQALVRAAATLADQGKLSQLLASAAKLYGTEMATAAIYDSQQIHGGRGVLAGQEIEALDRNVRGTTIYEGTSEIQRRIIGRLERARVSKALSSEEAASPSGDEVLDWTRQTYELWLRWLATADGALGEDVVVDRIAQVAVRLVAAEALARAGDSSNEELHQLSVAAVSDEAATELVAAMLATTHARSTSSAQKWDISDAVAEWATAAARRGVGSDEVLERVGKLRLERGTGY, via the coding sequence ATGGATGAACTAATGGTGCGCGAACGGGTGCAAGAGGCGGTCGACGGCGGGCTGCTGGAAACAGCCAACGCCTGGGTGGACCACGAGCGGACCTGTCGTCCGCTGGTCGAGCAGATGGCGGAGCAGGGGCTCTTCGCCCTGCAGCTGGGGGTGGACGGGGGTGCCGCTCCTGGGTATTCCAGCACGCTCTGCGTCGTGCGAGAGATGTTCGGCTATTACTCGCCGCTCCTCGACCTCACGTTTGCGCTACAGGGACTCGGAACCGGCGCGATTGTCGCGATGGGTTCCGAAGACGTGAAGTCACGGTATCTGGACGACCTTGTTGCTGGTCGCAAGTTGTTCTCCTTCGCGCTCTCGGAGGCGCACTGCTCGTCTGATGTTCTCGGCATGCGTACTTCCGCTCGCAGGGATGGTGACGAATGGGTGCTTGACGGCCAGAAGATGTTCGTTTCAGGTGCGCCCGACGCAGACGTTTATGTCGTGTTCGCGCGAACCGACGGGCTGGAGCGCGGATCAGGAATCACTGCCTTCGTTATCGAGAAGGGAACCCCTGGCTTCACGCCACGGGGAGGCCTCGAGCTGGCAGCGCCACACGCTATGGGCTACGTAGACCTCGACGGCTGCCGCTTGCCCGACTCCCAGCGCATCGGGGAGGTGGGAGAGGGGCTCCGTGCCGCTCTGGGTACCCTCGAGACCTACCGGCCTTCCGTTGGTGCCTATGCTGTCGGCATGGGACTCCGGGCTATCGACCTTGCTCTGGACTTTGGACGCGACCGCCGCAGCTTCGGTGCGCCGCTGCTGGATCACCCGGTCATTCGAGTGCTGATCGGGCGCAGTGCCGCGCGGATGACTGCCGGTCAAGCGCTCGTGCGCGCTGCGGCGACTCTCGCCGACCAGGGCAAATTGTCGCAGCTGCTCGCTTCGGCGGCGAAGCTCTATGGGACAGAAATGGCCACCGCTGCCATCTACGACTCCCAGCAGATCCACGGCGGTCGTGGAGTGTTGGCGGGGCAGGAGATCGAGGCGCTTGATCGCAACGTCCGCGGAACGACCATCTATGAAGGAACCTCGGAGATTCAGCGCCGCATCATTGGGCGGCTTGAGCGGGCACGCGTCTCGAAGGCCCTCTCGAGTGAAGAAGCGGCGTCGCCGAGCGGCGACGAGGTGCTGGACTGGACGCGGCAGACGTATGAGCTGTGGCTTCGCTGGCTCGCCACGGCCGATGGCGCGCTGGGGGAAGACGTCGTAGTGGATCGGATCGCGCAGGTCGCAGTACGCCTCGTGGCCGCTGAGGCGCTCGCAAGGGCAGGCGACTCCTCAAACGAGGAGTTGCACCAGTTGAGCGTCGCTGCTGTCTCCGATGAAGCAGCAACAGAACTCGTTGCCGCAATGTTGGCGACCACCCATGCTCGATCGACGTCTTCAGCACAGAAGTGGGATATTTCGGACGCGGTCGCCGAATGGGCGACAGCTGCCGCTCGCCGCGGTGTGGGGAGTGACGAGGTGCTCGAGCGCGTCGGGAAGCTGCGGTTGGAACGCGGGACAGGCTACTGA
- a CDS encoding acetyl-CoA hydrolase/transferase family protein: MTSALNTLSRFVPRGARIVVSPGCGTPTTLLTALATDPEGVQPDVHVLSGLLLEDCGLADAVEAGRLGWSTWHPMGRARQLIDNGQVDYLPLRGSGIPEFLERIAPEVALVRVSPPDRNGYVSLGPSVSYPRRAIETAAVAIAEVDPAVPRTGPHSLVHQSRFAAIIDSELPMPEYLSARGTAETDRIAQQVLQLVPPAAVVQVGIGAVPEQLVALLAGHEDVGFVGMGSDAMIDVVASQSHSSVLPIISAVELMGTSRLMQFADHSPLVEVLPSEIGHSVLHLGRFERLISVNGAAQVDLSGQVASEQVGGRHISGVGGSQDFAESARLSRGGLTVIATTSTAGSRSRIVPRIGPGDPVTLARHVIDVVVTEQGVADLRGLSEAERCEALIGVAHPDHRDALRAAQAEAE; the protein is encoded by the coding sequence ATGACAAGCGCGCTCAACACACTGTCGCGATTCGTGCCCCGCGGCGCCCGGATCGTCGTCTCGCCGGGTTGCGGTACACCGACGACCCTGTTGACCGCGCTGGCGACGGACCCAGAGGGCGTGCAGCCTGACGTTCACGTATTGTCAGGGCTCCTCCTGGAGGATTGCGGACTCGCCGACGCAGTTGAGGCGGGCCGGCTGGGCTGGAGCACGTGGCATCCGATGGGCCGCGCTCGTCAGCTCATTGACAACGGGCAGGTCGACTACCTGCCACTGCGTGGCTCCGGAATTCCCGAGTTTCTTGAGCGCATCGCTCCTGAGGTAGCGCTCGTCCGCGTGTCCCCGCCGGACAGGAACGGCTATGTGAGCCTTGGGCCATCCGTCAGTTACCCGCGACGGGCGATCGAAACGGCCGCCGTCGCAATCGCGGAGGTCGACCCGGCGGTCCCGCGCACCGGGCCCCACTCACTCGTACACCAGAGCCGCTTTGCCGCAATCATCGACTCTGAGCTCCCGATGCCCGAATACCTGAGTGCGCGTGGCACAGCCGAAACAGACCGTATTGCCCAGCAGGTACTCCAGCTTGTACCGCCCGCAGCAGTCGTGCAGGTCGGCATCGGAGCGGTTCCGGAGCAGCTGGTTGCGCTTCTCGCCGGGCACGAAGACGTGGGTTTCGTCGGAATGGGCAGCGATGCCATGATCGACGTCGTCGCCTCCCAGTCGCACTCGAGCGTCCTGCCGATCATCAGCGCCGTGGAGCTGATGGGCACCAGCCGCTTGATGCAGTTTGCCGACCACTCCCCGCTGGTTGAGGTCCTTCCGTCGGAGATCGGACACTCGGTGTTGCATCTGGGGCGGTTCGAGCGCCTGATCTCCGTCAACGGGGCAGCCCAAGTCGACCTTTCTGGCCAGGTTGCCTCAGAACAGGTGGGGGGGCGCCATATATCCGGGGTAGGGGGCAGCCAGGACTTCGCGGAGTCGGCTCGGCTGTCGCGCGGCGGGCTCACGGTCATTGCGACGACATCCACGGCGGGTTCTCGCAGCAGAATCGTGCCGCGCATCGGTCCAGGCGATCCGGTCACCCTTGCTCGCCACGTCATTGATGTCGTCGTCACAGAGCAGGGCGTCGCGGACCTGCGCGGCCTGTCTGAGGCCGAGCGCTGCGAAGCGCTCATCGGCGTTGCGCACCCTGATCACCGGGACGCGCTGCGCGCCGCTCAGGCCGAGGCCGAATAG
- a CDS encoding enoyl-CoA hydratase-related protein — protein MIEEHPTPSPVLVADDGGVRTLRLDRPETRNALNTAMVLALAEALEEAQRDDTVRCVILTGGPRWFASGADLRELLETPPTALLHGDKDAAWKRIFACEKPIVAAVAGPALGGGCELAFASDFVVAADNAVFGQPEIRLGILPGAGGTQRWARTVGRFRAAQVVLGAEQFSAWEAYRGGFVAEVVPGERLAAAAAALAGRIAASAPHAARAAKAALRAAESMALGDALRYEKALLSAVLSTDDANEGVTAFLERRAPVFKGQ, from the coding sequence ATGATAGAGGAACATCCGACCCCTTCTCCGGTGCTCGTGGCGGACGACGGTGGCGTGCGGACGCTTCGGCTGGACCGGCCCGAAACCCGAAACGCATTGAATACCGCCATGGTGCTCGCCCTGGCTGAGGCCTTGGAGGAGGCACAGCGTGACGACACCGTAAGGTGCGTCATCCTGACCGGCGGCCCCCGCTGGTTCGCTTCAGGTGCCGATCTTCGCGAACTGCTGGAGACGCCTCCCACGGCATTGCTCCATGGAGACAAGGATGCAGCATGGAAGCGGATCTTTGCGTGTGAAAAGCCAATAGTGGCCGCGGTTGCCGGCCCGGCGCTGGGCGGCGGATGCGAGCTTGCGTTTGCCTCTGACTTCGTCGTGGCGGCAGACAACGCGGTCTTCGGGCAGCCGGAAATTCGCCTCGGCATCCTTCCGGGAGCCGGTGGCACGCAACGATGGGCGCGCACCGTTGGCCGATTTCGGGCCGCGCAAGTCGTTCTCGGCGCGGAACAGTTCTCGGCCTGGGAAGCGTACCGCGGTGGGTTCGTTGCCGAGGTTGTGCCGGGAGAACGGCTTGCTGCGGCAGCGGCTGCGCTGGCAGGGCGCATCGCCGCATCCGCGCCCCACGCCGCGCGAGCCGCTAAGGCTGCGCTCCGTGCCGCCGAATCGATGGCGTTGGGTGACGCCCTTCGGTATGAGAAGGCCTTGCTGTCTGCTGTGCTTTCGACCGACGACGCAAACGAGGGCGTGACCGCGTTCCTCGAGCGACGCGCCCCAGTATTCAAGGGACAGTGA
- a CDS encoding TetR/AcrR family transcriptional regulator, whose product MESAQHRYCCGVSERETKGVSLKTTDRSPARPGSGAGGRAEILRAAADAFMELGYDRASIDEIADRLGATKGRVYHYYRSKVDILLDIHIEMLGLMIGEIEVLAKNDDHYLVRLEKMARAHARLMMENLAFARVTMISTAMLDLAQTEKQRETVRSIRRTRAQYESHFRDLIQLAAASGELRDLDVEIAVRAFLGTINWVGMWFQRSKNAPSDVLQIAEELATFAVNGLRA is encoded by the coding sequence ATGGAATCTGCGCAGCACCGGTATTGTTGCGGGGTCTCCGAAAGAGAAACGAAAGGGGTCAGCTTGAAAACGACCGACAGGTCGCCGGCGCGACCCGGAAGCGGGGCCGGCGGACGCGCGGAGATTCTCCGAGCAGCGGCCGACGCCTTCATGGAGCTCGGCTACGATCGCGCGTCGATCGACGAGATCGCAGACCGTCTCGGAGCGACAAAAGGCCGCGTGTACCACTACTACCGCAGCAAGGTCGACATCCTGCTCGACATCCATATCGAGATGCTCGGGTTGATGATCGGCGAGATCGAAGTCCTCGCCAAGAACGATGACCACTACCTCGTTCGTCTCGAGAAAATGGCTCGGGCACACGCACGCCTGATGATGGAGAACCTCGCGTTCGCACGGGTGACGATGATCAGCACCGCGATGCTCGACTTGGCTCAGACAGAGAAACAGCGCGAGACGGTGCGGTCAATCCGCCGAACACGTGCCCAGTACGAGTCTCACTTCCGAGACCTCATCCAGCTCGCCGCCGCGTCAGGCGAACTGCGCGACCTTGATGTAGAAATCGCGGTGCGGGCGTTCCTGGGAACGATCAACTGGGTTGGCATGTGGTTCCAGCGCAGCAAGAACGCACCCTCCGACGTACTGCAGATCGCCGAGGAGCTGGCGACGTTTGCGGTGAATGGGCTCAGGGCCTGA
- a CDS encoding ABC transporter ATP-binding protein gives MSDTHLEVRDLRSSYRRNEAIHGISLDVRGGEVVALLGHNGAGKSTTLHCIAGLQPVSHGSIRLDGDDITHHGAAASVKIGIGLVLEQAFVFGDLTVRENLELAGVRVGKEDLERTRAQMLERYPVLSDRGAQRAEALSGGEQRMLSMAMALLSSPRLLILDEPSLGVAPFLVERMMDDIREIATTTGVAVLLVEQNVTQALRVADRAYVMRAGAIIEEQEAASLAKRERLWELF, from the coding sequence ATGAGCGACACGCACCTGGAAGTTCGCGACCTTCGGTCGTCATACCGGCGCAACGAGGCGATCCACGGTATCTCGTTGGACGTGCGCGGAGGTGAGGTTGTTGCCCTCCTGGGTCACAATGGCGCGGGCAAGTCGACAACGCTGCACTGTATCGCAGGGCTTCAGCCAGTCAGCCATGGCAGCATCCGCCTCGACGGCGACGACATTACCCACCATGGCGCGGCTGCGAGCGTCAAGATCGGGATCGGTCTTGTCCTCGAGCAAGCCTTCGTGTTCGGGGATCTCACGGTCCGGGAAAACCTGGAGCTTGCCGGAGTGCGGGTTGGCAAGGAAGACCTGGAGAGGACCCGAGCCCAGATGCTTGAGCGGTACCCGGTTCTGAGCGACCGCGGTGCACAGCGTGCTGAGGCGTTGAGTGGCGGCGAGCAGCGGATGCTGAGCATGGCCATGGCCCTGCTGTCTTCGCCGCGTCTGCTGATCCTCGATGAGCCGAGCCTGGGTGTTGCGCCGTTCCTCGTGGAGCGGATGATGGACGATATACGCGAAATCGCCACGACGACCGGGGTGGCCGTGCTGCTTGTCGAGCAGAATGTCACACAGGCGCTTCGGGTCGCTGACCGCGCTTATGTGATGCGCGCAGGCGCGATCATCGAGGAGCAGGAAGCCGCCAGCCTCGCGAAGCGCGAGCGGCTTTGGGAGCTGTTCTGA